In the Sphingobacterium sp. PCS056 genome, CAGCGTGAAAACAGCTCGGCAAATGCTATTGAAACGGACATGAAGGTCGTTGCGATTCAAACATCACAAGCATTTGAGCGATTAAAGATGGGGAAAGAGCAACCGCTGATGGTTGTTGTCGACACACAGACACAGGTGGCACATGTCCTTGAATATATTCCGATCAAACCGTTGATCGAAAATCCTGACGAGGAGAATAGTATGATGGCTTCCACCGGCACAAACTCACAGACTGTGGTAACCAAAGTGCTGAATGTACTCAGCAAAACCATCAATCAGGGAAATAGTGCAGAAGTACAGTTCAGCAATGATGACGAAGGATCCTTACAGATTGATATCCTGAATAGCCTAGTTAAAAATAAAAAAAGAAAAAAGTAACACCTTATAAACTCTTTCCATATGAAAAAACATATCGTATCGTTGGTATTCACCGGTATCCTAACTTGCTGCATCGCAATAAAGGCACAGGCACAACAGGACAGCACCAAAAAAATTAATATTTCAACCCGTATTTTAGGTAAACAAGATAGCGATAAAGCTGACAGTACTGACAAGCCTGCTGTGTCCAAGTATCCGAAAACATTCGGTGGAATTACATTTTCTCGTATTGATTGGGGTTTTTCAAGATTGATCAATGACGGAAGTTTCACTTTAAATGAAAATAACGAGTTTTTAGAGTACAAGAAAGCTTCCAATTTTGGGTTTGATATTGCACAATTTGGCATTCGCTTCAGCGATCAATTCAAAACATATTTATCGACGGGTTTTGAATGGAATTATCTGAGATTAAAACATAATGTTTTATTAGATCAGGATGCGACACCTTTAGACTATTCCTATCCTGATGACATCACTTATAAGAAAAATGTGTTCACTTCCACCTATCTACGTGTTCCATTGACGTTTGAACTGAGAAGTAAAAAATTTAGAAATGGTGATCGCGCCAAACTTGCTTTTGGAGCCATGACCGGAATCTTAATAAAAGGAAGCCAGCGTCTAAAAAGTCGTGAGCAAGGTAGTCAAAAATTTAAGGACAACTATAACTTGGCGAGTTTTCAATATGGGGCATTTGCAAGGCTAGGTTATGATTCTATGGGAGTTTTTGTCAAATACTATTTCAACGATATGTTTGAAAACAGCCCAAATCAAGACGGTTTAAATAATTTTACTTTTGGTCTAACATTAGGTTTTTAGAGTAGAATAATATTAAAATGCTTAATTTTAAGCCGAATTAATACATTCGGCTTTTTATTTTGCATACTATGTTACAATCTTCATGTCAGTACGTTCCCTTTGATCAAGAAGTCCCCGGACTTCCTTATATCCACCTTGAAAATCTTAGTTTTTCATTTTCAGAGCGTGCTGAATATTTAGCCGTATCGCAAGCAAACTTAGGCATACAAGAAGGTAAAATCACAGCAATTATTGGTGAATCTGGAAGTGGGAAAAGTACGCTTCTGCGATTAATCTATGGTCTTTTGGAGCCTTTAAGTGGCGAAGTTCGCTATAAAGGATGGTTGGTACCCACTAGAAAAGACAAATTGATACCTGGACATCAAGATATGAAACTGGTGTCTCAAGGTTTTGATGATTTAAATACATTTGCCAATGTGTGGGACAATGTAGCTTCGCAGTTGCCGAATACCAATATAGAAGCTAAGCAAAGTAAAACTTCTGCTATTCTCAAACGCTTGCGAATTGACCATCTTGCTAAGAAAAGAATCGCAGATATTAGTGGCGGTGAAAAACAACGCGTTGCCATCTGCAGAGCATTGGTCAATGATCCTCAGGTACTATTGATGGACGAACCCTTCAATCAGGTCGATGCTTCCTTTAGAGATACGTTGCAACAAGATATCAAGCAAATTGTGGTCGACACTGGTCTTACCATCATACTGGTATCCCATGATCCAACTGAAGTCTTAGCATTGGCGGACGATCTTATCGTCATGAAAGATGGTCAGATATTAGATCAAGGACATCCTCGTGAACTGTACGACAAACCCACCAATCCTTATACAGCACTCTTATTGGCCAAAAGCAATATATTGAGTAGTGAGGCGGCAAAAGCACTTGATATCGATAGTGACTCGACGATCATCATCCATCAAGAATGGATATCCGTCTTACCTTCAAGTACGACTGGAGGTTTTAAACTGATCGATATCCGTTTTAGGGGGTTTTATTATGAACTAGTAGTGGCTAATTCTGATCTTCAACTACATGCCATCAGTATAACTCCTACTTCCTTACAGATAGGTGCCGATGTAACAGTAAAAATTGAGAAATATATTAGTCTTTAAGCAATAGGCTATCTAAAAGAGCAATGAGTTGATTAAACTCCTTTTCTTCATAGCCTACGGACTGATAAATGATATGACCCTGTGTATCGAGAATAACATTTCGTGGAATACCTTGCTCTGCAAATAGGCCAAATACGTTTCTTTTGAGATCGGGATAAATAGGTAAGGTAAACTGATGTTCAGAAACAAAGGGATCAATCTTATCCCAATTTTGCTCTCTTGCCAAGACCAACAAGGCAAACTTTGGGTGCTCTTTATATTTTTCCCATATTTCCTTTTGCAACCTCGGCAATTCCTCTCTACATGGTGGGCACCAGGTAGCAAAAAAGTTAAGCAGGACAATCTTACCCTTTAGATCTGCACTAGAAACCAGTTCACCATTTTTATTAGGAACGGCAAATTCGGGCGCAGGTTCATGAAGGGCAACTTTCCATCCGCTTTCAGCTGTTTGTGCTTGTGATACGCAAAATAAAAAAACACATACCAATCCTAAAATATACTTCATTACGTTTTCTTGTTTTACAAATGATCGACCCAATCCATAAATTGAGCTAACCATGCTACTGAACTTGTTTTATTAATCATTCCAAAACCGTGCCCGCCCTCTTCGTATGTTAATAGCTCATTCTTAACGTGGGCTTGATCTAATGCTGCCATCATGACGTAACTATTTTCTATAGGCACTGCTTTATCATCTTTTGCATGCACAAAAAATACAGGACAAAGTTTAGCTGTCACGTTATGTTCTGCAGAAAATTCGGCTTTCTTTTCTAAAGAAGGATTTTCTCCAAGCAGATTCGTTCGGGAACCTTTATGGGTAATGCTATCCTGCATGGAAATAACCGGATAGATTAGACCTGCAAAGTCAGGAGCTAAAGATAAATTTGTGGGATTGGCAATGAAAGCCTGATCTGATTTAGTGAGTAAAGTCGATGCTAAGTGTCCTCCTGCCGAAAATCCGATAACTCCAACTTTGGTCAATGAAGGGAAATCGTTTCGGACCCACTGCATCGCACGTTGCGCATCTTGAATAGGTCCAATACTTTTGTCGACCATAATATTGGGAGAAGGGAGTCTATATTTAAGTACAAATGCTGTAAACCCCGATTTTATCAATTCCTTGGCCACATCATGACCTTCATGATCCATCGCAATATGTGAATATCCTCCACCAGGTATAATCAAGATTCCCGTGTGCTTATCTACAGCTTGGGAAGGTTTGTACACAAATATTTCGGGGATATTTCGGTTAAACTTTGCCGTATCGGTACGAATAGCATTTGGAATCGCATCCTTGTACAAGGCAAACCTCTCTTGAGCAGAGGCTTTAAAAGCGATTGAAAAGAGTAAGATCATTAACGTAAATTTCATGTATTACAAATTGGTAACGATTATTAAATCCAGATCTTTTGCTGTCATTTCAAATTTAGAAGCAATGTCCTTATTGGTTAATATGCCTTGATAAAGGTATGTCGCACTCCTAATCCCTGCGCTTTTCCAGATGACATTTTTCAATCCACCTTGCTCTGCAATATCGAGTAATATTGGTGTAAAGATATTAGTCAGGGCATAGGTTGCAGATCGAGCTACCCTCGAAGCGATATTGGGTACACAATAGTGAATGACATCATATTTTCTGAATGTTGGTTCATCATGGGAAGTAATATTTGATGTTTCAAAACAGCCACCTTGATCAATACTAACATCGATGACAACGGCATTTGGTTTCATTTCAGATACTGTTTCTTCCGATATGACACAAGGAGTACGCCCCGTCTTTGAACGTAATGCACCGATAACAACATCGCAAGTTCTGACAGCCTTATTTAAAATAGCAGGTTGTATTATAGAGGTGTATACGGGACTTCCTAAATTATTCTGTAATCGCCTTAGCTTATAAATAGAATTGTCAAAAACTTTCACCTGAGCTCCCAAAGCGATCGCAGTACGGGCTGCATATTCGCCTACAGTACCAGCACCTATGATGACCATTTCTGTGGGCGGTACTCCAGTGATACCTCCTAACATCAATCCTTTTCCACCAAAACTATTACTTAAGTACTCCGAAGCGATTAATGTTGATGTAGCCCCTACGATTTCGCCCATAGCTCTAACGACAGCTAAACAACCTCCTTCATCACGTAAATACTCGAACGATAAAGCCGTAATTTTTTTTTGGATAAGTGCTCGAAGAACAGGCAGTTCCAATAGCGAAGGTTGTAATGAGGACATCAAAATTTGATTGGGCTTCATCATCCCTACTTCTTTTAGGGTGGGAGCAGATATTTTGACGATACAGTCTGCTTGATACACTTCCTGTGCAGAAGATACAATTCGAGCTCCTTGTTCACTATAATGATGATCCAAAAAATTAGACCCCAATCCTGCACCTGTCTCCATGACAACCTCATGACCATTTTCTACCAAAAGACCGACAGATAATGGTGTTAAGCAAATCCTTCTTTCTTGAAATGCAATTTCCTTGGGCACACCAATAAACAATCTTTTTTCGCGTGAAGCCGTCGCCGATAAAGTCTCTTGAGGCTGTATCATTGCCTGACTTGCCAATTTACTTAACTCACTCATTTATTTTATGCATTACTTTTTAAATTTACTATTTTTATTTAAGCTAAGCAAAAGAAATTAAGTGGTTATGTAGTTAGTACATTAGAAAAAAAACTACATTTGTGAAACTAAAACACTAAAACAAACCTATGTTTAACAAACTTAATATTGTTCCTCGATGGATCATTTTTGTATTAGATATTTTCACGGCCATATTTGCTTTTACACTAGCAAACATTATCTATTACAGTTTTGACTTTGCGTTTATCAATACATCTGAATTTGCCATTAGGCTTATTTATGTAATAAGTGTGACGGCATCTTCGTTTTATTTATTCAAGATGCACACGGGTATCATCCGATATACAAGTGCAGTGGACTCCATTCGAATTTTAACGGCGATTGTTTTTGCAGTGTTTGTCTTTTTAGTGATTAAAACCGTGTTATTGGCCACTGGAGATCATCATACCATATCAGCCTCACTCGTTATTTTATATGCATTATTCTGTTTCTTACTACTCACAACCTACCGAACGTTCATTAAAATATTTTTTGTCTATACCAAAAATATCAGAAGTGACAGACGTAACACGTTGATATATGGAGCTGGGGATTTGGGAATTGCCGTCAAAAGGACTTTAGATCATGATATCCGTTCGAAAAATGCAATTGTTGGTTATTTAGACGACAATGAGCAGAAAATTGGAAAAGTCATTGATGGTATCAAAATTTTTGATCCAAAGAAATTGGGTCAAGTCATCATCAATTTGAATATTGAAGAAGTGATTATCGCTTCTCACAACATACCTTTGGAATCAAAAACTGATGTTATTGATGTTTGTTTGGAAAAAAAGGTCGCTATATTGACCTTACCTTCTGTTAAAAAAATAATGAACGGGGAATTAAATCCAAACCAAATTCAAAAAATAAAAATTGAAGACTTATTGGAGCGCGCTCCCATTAAAATAAGCAATAGTAATATTTTAAGCCAATTAAAGGGCAAGCGCGTATTAGTAACGGGAGCTGCCGGATCTATCGGGAGTGAGATCGCAAGACAATTGGGCAAATTTGAACCACAGATGATCATCCTTTGTGATCAAGCTGAATCGCCACTTCACAATTTACAACTGGATTTGCAGGATGAATTTCCGCTCCAAGTGTATCATTCTTTTATTGGTGACGTTCGGAGTCTAGACCGGATGAAACTGATGTTTGAGACGTTCAAACCACATTATGTCTATCACGCAGCAGCGTACAAGCATGTTCCCATGATGGAAAATCATCCTTTGGAAGCAGTGCATACCAATGTTGTCGGCACTAAAAATATTGCCAACCTTGCTGTGGAGTATAATGCGGATAAGTTTGTGTTTGTTTCCACGGATAAAGCGGTCAACCCAACCAATATCATGGGTGCGACAAAAAGAATTGCCGAAATCTACGTGCAGTCTTTCAATCATTTCTTACAAAACAATGGGCATCTAAATGCAAAGACTAAATTCATTACGACACGATTTGGCAACGTCCTAGGTTCTAACGGATCTGTGATCCCACGTTTTAGAGACCAGATCGAAAAGGGGGGGCCTGTAACGGTCACCCACCCCGAGATCACACGTTATTTTATGACCATACCCGAAGCTTGTCAATTGGTGCTTGAAGCGGGATCAATGGGCGAAGGGGGAGAAATATTCGTGTTTGATATGGGCAAATCTGTTAAAATCATCGAATTGGCCAATAAAATGATCAAGCTTTCTGGCTTTATTCCAAACGAGGATATTGAAATTAAGTTTACAGGACTGCGACCTGGGGAAAAACTGTATGAGGAACTACTCAACGATCTGGAAAATACGATGCCAACGCACCATAAAAAGATCATGATCGCAAAAGTGAGAGAAAATGATTTTCAACAGATAAATAATCATATTGAAGTTTTAATAGCTGGTATTAAGCATCAAAATAGACATGATGTCGTATTAGAGATGAAAAGAATTGTACCTGAGTTTAAAAGCCAAAACTCAATCTACGAACAAATAGATAAAGAAATTGAGGCTGAGCAAAATCCGATAAATCGAGTTTAACGTTTATTATCATTACAAAAGCTTGGATATTTACAGTAAAATTGTATTTTTGCAATCTATATTTTTTCATTGAATCATAATGTCTAAAAATCAAAACCAAAATAACGCTGGACAAGCGAATAAACCTTCACAAGGTTCATCTTTTCAGGACAATCAAAAAAGCATCACTTTTATTGTAGGTGGTATTTTTGTGTTAATTATATTGTATTTTGGATATCAAAAACTTTATTTACAACCAAGAGCTGAAAAAGCAGCGAATGAAATATTTAAAGCGGAAGAATATGCAACAATAGATTCATTACAAAATCGTGCTATTGAAGGTGATGGTTCTTTCTTAGGATTTAAAGAAATTGCTGATGAATATTCAAATACAAAATCAGCCAATATTGCTAATGCCTATTTAGGTGGATTATATTTACGTCAAGGTAAGTACAATGAAGCTATTGAAGCATTGGAAAACTATTCTTCAACAGGTAGTACCATTCTAGATCCTTTGGTTATTGGATTAAAAGGTGATGTTTATTCAGAATTGAAAGATTATAAAAAAGCAGCTGGTTTTTATAAAGAAGCGGCTGACAAATCTTCAAACTCTTATACTACTCCATTATTTTTGAAAAAATTAGGATTAGTTTACGAGGCACAGAATGAATATAAACAAGCTGAAGAAACTTATAAGAAGATAAAATCAGACTTTCCTGAAAGTCAAGAAGCTGCTATGATAGACGGACCTATCGGTCGTGTACAGGCGCATTTATAGTATTTATGATGTTGCATCATATAGAAGGTCGCTCAAAAAGCGACCTTTTTTTTGTGCTGTATAACCCGGATAAAACCATCACTTTACAATGTCTGTCATCCATCGATGTCGAGGAGCTAAATCATCCGTGTGGCTGATAAACGATATTGATTTGAAAGAATAAATTTACTCTTAGATGAACGCTATTGTATTGTGTATCTAAGCAAATTTATCTAAGTTTGTTTCAATATGGCAAGTAGCATTAAAAATTTATCAGACTTCTCACACATAAAAGTCGCAAATGCAAATCCTTTTAAATTTGGGATTGTAGTAGCACAATGGAATGCTGAGATCACTGGGGCTCTTTTAAATGGTGCAATTTCTGGATTGGAAAAGCATGGAGCACAAGAAGAAAATATTAAAATCATCGAAGTTCCGGGCAGCTTCGAATTAATAACCGGCGCTGATATTTTATTACGCGATGATTCCCTTGATGCAATCATCTGTTTGGGATGTGTAATCCAAGGAGAGACTCGTCATTTTGATTTCATCTGTGACGCCGTAGCCAACGGAATCAGTAATGTGGCATTGAAGTACAATAAACCTGTTATTTTTGGTGTATTGACCACTGACAATCAACAACAAGCATTAGATAGGGCTGGTGGCCAACACGGAAACAAAGGTGAAGAGGCTGCGATTACAGCAATTCAAATGGCACAAATTAGTGCACAAAACTAATTTTACTTTTTTACCAAAAAAAAGTATCAGTCATTGACTTTGTAGGTGCTTATGCTAAAATATGTGAAGGCTTAGCACACACATGCAAACAAGAATAAGATAATATTGTTATCTCTATAGTATTTGATCGACTTAGGTATCCTGTAAGAGATGTCTAAGTCGATTTTATCTTTTATAAAGATTCATATCATGAAAACTACAGTAAAAATTATTTTCTTTTACCTCATTGTGCAAGTTAATTTTGCCATAGCGGTAGCACAAGAGACGAGTGTCCCTGCGAAGCTTTTGTCTTCAATAGGCGGAAACGATATCTGGCAGGAAACAAAATTTTTATTATTTTCTTGTAACGGAAATGACAACGCCAATCTATTAAATAATGAGGCCGAACGTTCCTTATTGTGGAATCGGGAAACTGGTGAATGTCGATTTGAAGGGCAATCTAAAAAAAATGAAAAACTAGTCTACTTATTCAATTTCAAAACTAAGAAATCACTTAAATTTTTTGTTAATGCGGTTGATGTAAGCACCCAAGAGTCGGCATTGCAAGAGGACATCAGGCAACAGATCAATGGAGACTTACAACTACTCTTGCTGCCCACAATAGCAGAACTAAAAGGAATAAACTTTTCGAATACCACTGCGAAGCTTTTAAATAGTGAAAAGCTCTTGAGTACCTCTGTGACCTACAACGGAAATTTTTATAATAGCCCAATCAGAGGGAACCTCATGATTCATGAAAATAACGGCGAAATAAAAGTATTCGAAAATAGTATCAATTCAATAAGCTATCAAATTGATCAGTATAAAGATACGGGATCAGGTTTGAGACTACCGACTTCATTTGTTGCGATCAACAATAAAAAGAAAAGCTGTACATTTACAACCGTTTCTACATTTGAACAGGTAGAAGCTTCAAAATTTACTGATTTATAATATGATTAACTGGATTCCTCTTAATAGTTTAGACCAACTACAAGAAATATTGAATAGCGATCAAGTATCTGCCATTTTCAAACACAGCACTACTTGTGGTATCAGCGGCATGGCCAAGAAAAACTTTGAGCGCTTTGCGAACCTGACGGATAAGTCTTATGATGTTTATTACTTAGATCTGCTGTCGTTCCGCGAAATTTCTAATCAGATCGCTTCCATCTGGAACGTGGAGCATCAATCACCACAACTCTTGATCATAAAAGGCAAAACTTGTATTTTCAATGCTTCACATGGCGATATTGATTTTGACGATGTCGTAAATCATATAAAATAGAAAAAGCTACTTCGGTAGCTTCTTTTATTTTATATTTTTTTATATAGATTAGTTTTTACCTTCATCTTCCCACCAGTCTTCTTTTAAATCATCGATCTCACGACGATCTCTTTTAGTCGGTCTACCCGTACCTCGATCTCTTTTAAGAATGGGAGCATGGAAAGCCGATTTGTAGGCTGAGGTTTCCTCTTCAGGAGTTAAATCTTCATAAAATTGTACCGCTGTTTTAGCATCTACCCTTCTTTCCAGAAGCCCTAAAACTTTGACTACCTTACGTTCAATACCTTTCTGGACCTGATAGATTTCTCCAACTTTCACCACATACGAAGCCTTTATATTCTGCCCGTTCAATTTTACCCGACCCGCTTTACAAGCTTCAGTTGCCAAACTACGTGTTTTGAAAAGACGTATTGACCACAAATATTTATCGATTCGAAGTTTTTCAGTTTCTGTTGCCATTTGTACAAAAATAGTCATAAAGACTTAAAATCTGCTTATTATGCATTATAAATTGAACAAATTTTAACATATTTGTCTTCAATAAAAAGAACTGATAATTTTGAATTATAAAAGATGGTTGATCAATTAAAAAAACTTATTGAAGATGCCTGGGAGGATAGACTACTTCTAGAATATAAAGAATATGCAGAGGCTATTCGTACAGTAATCTTAAAACTTGACGCTGGTGAATTGAGGGTTGCTGAACCTATTGGCACGAGATGGCATGTCAATGATTGGATTAAAAAAGCTGTTATTTTATATTTCCCTATTCGTGAAATGAGTGAATCAACTGCTGGTCCTTTTGTTTACTACGATAAAATGAAATTAAAAACGAACTACAAAGAAATTGGTGTTCGTGTTGTTCCTGGTGCTTCTGCTCGCTTAGGAGCTTATTTAGCAAAAGGTGTTATCTTAATGCCTTCGTATGTCAATATTGGTGCTTATGTAGGAGAAGGTACCATGGTGGATACATGGGCTACTGTTGGTTCTTGTGCACAAATTGGTAAAAACGTTCACTTAAGTGGTGGTGTTGGTATCGGTGGCGTATTGGAACCTGTACAAGCAGCTCCAGTAATCATCGAAGACAATGTATTTGTTGGTTCTAGAGCTATCGTTGTGGAAGGTATCCGCGTTGAAACTGAAGCAGTATTAGGTGCGAATGTTGTCTTAACAGCATCAACTAAAATCATTGATGTATCTGGTCCTGAACCTGTCGAATACAAAGGTTATGTGCCTGCTCGTTCTGTTGTGATCCCTGGTTCATACACGAAAAAATTTCCGGCTGGAGAGTACCAAGTTCCTTGCGCACTAATCATCGGTAAACGTAAAGAATCTACAGACAAGAAAACATCGTTAAACGATGCGCTACGTGATCATAATCTAGCGGTATAGTATTTTATATAATTAAAAAAATGAGTGAATTTGTAGATAGAAATGATATTAACCAGGCTCTAGAAGTACTCAAGAGTGGCGGTTTGATTCTATACCCAACAGATACGATCTGGGGTATAGGTTGTGACGCAACAAATCCTGAGGCTGTAGAAAAAGTTTTTCAGTTAAAAGGTCGGGGAAAAGAAAAGAGCCTTATTGTTTTACTACATAATGAAAATCAATTGGCAAGTTACGTGACTGAAATTCCAGAAGTAGCTTACCAATTGATTGAATATACCGAGAAGCCGCTTACGATCGTTTATTCCGCAGCTAAAAACTTAGCGCCTAATGTTATTGCAGAAGATGGTTCAATCGGAATTCGCATTGTAAACCATGATTTTT is a window encoding:
- a CDS encoding outer membrane beta-barrel protein, with product MKKHIVSLVFTGILTCCIAIKAQAQQDSTKKINISTRILGKQDSDKADSTDKPAVSKYPKTFGGITFSRIDWGFSRLINDGSFTLNENNEFLEYKKASNFGFDIAQFGIRFSDQFKTYLSTGFEWNYLRLKHNVLLDQDATPLDYSYPDDITYKKNVFTSTYLRVPLTFELRSKKFRNGDRAKLAFGAMTGILIKGSQRLKSREQGSQKFKDNYNLASFQYGAFARLGYDSMGVFVKYYFNDMFENSPNQDGLNNFTFGLTLGF
- a CDS encoding ABC transporter ATP-binding protein; this encodes MLQSSCQYVPFDQEVPGLPYIHLENLSFSFSERAEYLAVSQANLGIQEGKITAIIGESGSGKSTLLRLIYGLLEPLSGEVRYKGWLVPTRKDKLIPGHQDMKLVSQGFDDLNTFANVWDNVASQLPNTNIEAKQSKTSAILKRLRIDHLAKKRIADISGGEKQRVAICRALVNDPQVLLMDEPFNQVDASFRDTLQQDIKQIVVDTGLTIILVSHDPTEVLALADDLIVMKDGQILDQGHPRELYDKPTNPYTALLLAKSNILSSEAAKALDIDSDSTIIIHQEWISVLPSSTTGGFKLIDIRFRGFYYELVVANSDLQLHAISITPTSLQIGADVTVKIEKYISL
- a CDS encoding TlpA family protein disulfide reductase, with protein sequence MKYILGLVCVFLFCVSQAQTAESGWKVALHEPAPEFAVPNKNGELVSSADLKGKIVLLNFFATWCPPCREELPRLQKEIWEKYKEHPKFALLVLAREQNWDKIDPFVSEHQFTLPIYPDLKRNVFGLFAEQGIPRNVILDTQGHIIYQSVGYEEKEFNQLIALLDSLLLKD
- a CDS encoding alpha/beta hydrolase, whose protein sequence is MKFTLMILLFSIAFKASAQERFALYKDAIPNAIRTDTAKFNRNIPEIFVYKPSQAVDKHTGILIIPGGGYSHIAMDHEGHDVAKELIKSGFTAFVLKYRLPSPNIMVDKSIGPIQDAQRAMQWVRNDFPSLTKVGVIGFSAGGHLASTLLTKSDQAFIANPTNLSLAPDFAGLIYPVISMQDSITHKGSRTNLLGENPSLEKKAEFSAEHNVTAKLCPVFFVHAKDDKAVPIENSYVMMAALDQAHVKNELLTYEEGGHGFGMINKTSSVAWLAQFMDWVDHL
- a CDS encoding alanine dehydrogenase, producing MSELSKLASQAMIQPQETLSATASREKRLFIGVPKEIAFQERRICLTPLSVGLLVENGHEVVMETGAGLGSNFLDHHYSEQGARIVSSAQEVYQADCIVKISAPTLKEVGMMKPNQILMSSLQPSLLELPVLRALIQKKITALSFEYLRDEGGCLAVVRAMGEIVGATSTLIASEYLSNSFGGKGLMLGGITGVPPTEMVIIGAGTVGEYAARTAIALGAQVKVFDNSIYKLRRLQNNLGSPVYTSIIQPAILNKAVRTCDVVIGALRSKTGRTPCVISEETVSEMKPNAVVIDVSIDQGGCFETSNITSHDEPTFRKYDVIHYCVPNIASRVARSATYALTNIFTPILLDIAEQGGLKNVIWKSAGIRSATYLYQGILTNKDIASKFEMTAKDLDLIIVTNL
- a CDS encoding polysaccharide biosynthesis protein, with translation MFNKLNIVPRWIIFVLDIFTAIFAFTLANIIYYSFDFAFINTSEFAIRLIYVISVTASSFYLFKMHTGIIRYTSAVDSIRILTAIVFAVFVFLVIKTVLLATGDHHTISASLVILYALFCFLLLTTYRTFIKIFFVYTKNIRSDRRNTLIYGAGDLGIAVKRTLDHDIRSKNAIVGYLDDNEQKIGKVIDGIKIFDPKKLGQVIINLNIEEVIIASHNIPLESKTDVIDVCLEKKVAILTLPSVKKIMNGELNPNQIQKIKIEDLLERAPIKISNSNILSQLKGKRVLVTGAAGSIGSEIARQLGKFEPQMIILCDQAESPLHNLQLDLQDEFPLQVYHSFIGDVRSLDRMKLMFETFKPHYVYHAAAYKHVPMMENHPLEAVHTNVVGTKNIANLAVEYNADKFVFVSTDKAVNPTNIMGATKRIAEIYVQSFNHFLQNNGHLNAKTKFITTRFGNVLGSNGSVIPRFRDQIEKGGPVTVTHPEITRYFMTIPEACQLVLEAGSMGEGGEIFVFDMGKSVKIIELANKMIKLSGFIPNEDIEIKFTGLRPGEKLYEELLNDLENTMPTHHKKIMIAKVRENDFQQINNHIEVLIAGIKHQNRHDVVLEMKRIVPEFKSQNSIYEQIDKEIEAEQNPINRV
- a CDS encoding tetratricopeptide repeat protein, with translation MSKNQNQNNAGQANKPSQGSSFQDNQKSITFIVGGIFVLIILYFGYQKLYLQPRAEKAANEIFKAEEYATIDSLQNRAIEGDGSFLGFKEIADEYSNTKSANIANAYLGGLYLRQGKYNEAIEALENYSSTGSTILDPLVIGLKGDVYSELKDYKKAAGFYKEAADKSSNSYTTPLFLKKLGLVYEAQNEYKQAEETYKKIKSDFPESQEAAMIDGPIGRVQAHL
- the ribH gene encoding 6,7-dimethyl-8-ribityllumazine synthase, which encodes MASSIKNLSDFSHIKVANANPFKFGIVVAQWNAEITGALLNGAISGLEKHGAQEENIKIIEVPGSFELITGADILLRDDSLDAIICLGCVIQGETRHFDFICDAVANGISNVALKYNKPVIFGVLTTDNQQQALDRAGGQHGNKGEEAAITAIQMAQISAQN
- the ytxJ gene encoding bacillithiol system redox-active protein YtxJ, whose translation is MINWIPLNSLDQLQEILNSDQVSAIFKHSTTCGISGMAKKNFERFANLTDKSYDVYYLDLLSFREISNQIASIWNVEHQSPQLLIIKGKTCIFNASHGDIDFDDVVNHIK
- a CDS encoding RNA-binding S4 domain-containing protein, which codes for MTIFVQMATETEKLRIDKYLWSIRLFKTRSLATEACKAGRVKLNGQNIKASYVVKVGEIYQVQKGIERKVVKVLGLLERRVDAKTAVQFYEDLTPEEETSAYKSAFHAPILKRDRGTGRPTKRDRREIDDLKEDWWEDEGKN
- a CDS encoding 2,3,4,5-tetrahydropyridine-2,6-dicarboxylate N-succinyltransferase, coding for MVDQLKKLIEDAWEDRLLLEYKEYAEAIRTVILKLDAGELRVAEPIGTRWHVNDWIKKAVILYFPIREMSESTAGPFVYYDKMKLKTNYKEIGVRVVPGASARLGAYLAKGVILMPSYVNIGAYVGEGTMVDTWATVGSCAQIGKNVHLSGGVGIGGVLEPVQAAPVIIEDNVFVGSRAIVVEGIRVETEAVLGANVVLTASTKIIDVSGPEPVEYKGYVPARSVVIPGSYTKKFPAGEYQVPCALIIGKRKESTDKKTSLNDALRDHNLAV
- a CDS encoding L-threonylcarbamoyladenylate synthase — encoded protein: MSEFVDRNDINQALEVLKSGGLILYPTDTIWGIGCDATNPEAVEKVFQLKGRGKEKSLIVLLHNENQLASYVTEIPEVAYQLIEYTEKPLTIVYSAAKNLAPNVIAEDGSIGIRIVNHDFCQQLLQRFRKPLVSTSANISGQSSPTCFDDIAEEIKEQVDYVVKYGQHVKSDGKSSSVMKLDPSGKFEFIRK